One stretch of Candidatus Polarisedimenticolia bacterium DNA includes these proteins:
- a CDS encoding Rrf2 family transcriptional regulator, with the protein MKLNKSTRYALYAALEMAQAEDDAQVTVAQVAGRYGVPEAALAKVFQRLVRSGIATGTRGVGGGYRLAKEPSKVTVLDVVSAFEPPRPLRQCLIQDRPEPCANLPTCRLKRLFDEVDENTRSTFASVTLDTLAGKRGLLPVPASGPGRKAG; encoded by the coding sequence TTGAAGCTCAACAAGAGCACGCGCTACGCGCTGTATGCGGCTCTCGAGATGGCCCAGGCGGAGGACGACGCCCAGGTCACCGTCGCCCAGGTTGCCGGTCGCTATGGCGTTCCCGAGGCGGCTCTCGCGAAGGTGTTCCAGCGTCTCGTCCGCTCGGGGATCGCGACGGGAACGCGCGGTGTCGGCGGAGGCTACCGGCTCGCCAAGGAGCCGTCCAAAGTCACCGTCCTCGACGTTGTCAGCGCCTTCGAGCCTCCCCGACCTCTGCGCCAGTGCCTCATCCAGGACCGCCCCGAACCCTGCGCCAACCTACCCACCTGCCGGCTCAAGCGTCTCTTCGACGAGGTGGACGAGAACACCCGCAGCACGTTCGCGTCCGTCACGCTCGACACCCTCGCCGGCAAGCGCGGCCTCCTGCCGGTGCCGGCATCCGGACCCGGCCGCAAAGCAGGCTAG
- a CDS encoding ABC transporter permease, producing the protein MSGFLRDLRLAARRLAHAPGFSLAVVLTLALGMGANTTIFSFVHGVLLRPLPYPRPDRLVYVCETNVEQLGSWCAASPANASDWARRSRTLQAIGLARSWPFSVKLAGKTLGTRGGIATPGFFRAFEVKPATGRTFEEPDMLPGRQHVALVSHAFWRTHLGGEAAAVGRRLDIDSEPYEVIGVLPAGFEVQNLESIDLWIPLWPERQDKRDWRGFIPFARLADGATLDQAQSEMDTLRAQLAKEHPDTNAGWGVSVQSLGERITRPVRPALLIFLGAVGLVLLIACANVANLMLARSLAQEKEQAVRLALGANRLDLMRTMLSESLLLAAAGACVGALVAFWAVDFFLKLAPDWFPRLQDVHVSLPVLGFTILLSLLVSLLSGLIPALHGSSVSLQDALKSSRAASERPRGVRIRNGLVVGEIALSLLLLIAAGLLMRSFANLVDWQPGFDRRNLAIVPLFSSPGKYPEASQVAQLFRRAAEEVASVPSVVSVAEGSAVPLSGGDGEQEFTIEGRLVPPAGKRPSVAWFDVDPGYFKTLGIPLLRGRSFTPEDAAGKPKVAIINETMARRFWPDGNPIGQRLRMLLHQETFEIVGVVGDVRPFNPDERPAPQIYWPFAQLPRWAVQLIVRTSGDPEQQTAAIRARLAGVDPDMEIGRIMTMEKLVGYQLVNPRFNMTLIAIFAFIALSTAVLGVYGVMAFTVAQRTREIGIRLAMGAPRQEVMRLVVGKGLVLSAFGVAIGLGGAWGLTRLLRSLLTNLAPTDPLTFVVMTALLVLVSLAASYLPARRAATVDPIVVLRCE; encoded by the coding sequence GTGAGCGGATTCCTTCGCGATCTGCGCCTGGCCGCCCGCCGACTCGCCCACGCTCCCGGATTCTCGCTCGCCGTCGTCCTGACGCTCGCGCTGGGGATGGGCGCCAACACCACCATCTTCAGCTTCGTTCATGGGGTCCTGCTCCGGCCGCTGCCCTATCCGCGCCCGGATCGCCTGGTCTACGTCTGCGAGACCAATGTCGAGCAGCTGGGGAGCTGGTGCGCGGCTTCCCCCGCCAATGCGTCGGATTGGGCGCGCCGCAGCCGGACGCTGCAGGCGATCGGGTTGGCGAGAAGCTGGCCGTTCAGCGTGAAGCTGGCCGGCAAGACTCTCGGCACTCGCGGCGGAATCGCGACGCCCGGGTTCTTCCGGGCCTTCGAGGTCAAGCCGGCAACCGGCCGGACCTTCGAGGAGCCGGACATGCTTCCCGGGCGACAGCATGTCGCGCTCGTGAGCCATGCGTTCTGGCGGACGCACCTCGGGGGAGAGGCAGCCGCGGTGGGCCGCCGTCTCGACATCGACTCGGAGCCCTACGAGGTGATCGGGGTGCTGCCGGCGGGCTTCGAGGTGCAGAACCTCGAGTCCATCGACCTGTGGATTCCGCTTTGGCCGGAGCGCCAGGACAAGCGCGACTGGCGGGGGTTCATTCCATTCGCGCGCCTCGCGGACGGCGCCACCCTGGATCAGGCGCAATCCGAGATGGACACGCTACGGGCGCAGCTGGCCAAGGAGCATCCCGACACCAACGCCGGCTGGGGCGTCTCGGTGCAGTCGCTGGGCGAGCGGATCACCCGGCCGGTGCGTCCGGCGCTCCTGATCTTCCTGGGCGCGGTCGGGCTGGTCCTGCTGATCGCGTGCGCCAACGTGGCCAACCTGATGCTGGCGCGCTCGCTCGCGCAGGAGAAGGAGCAGGCGGTGCGCCTGGCCCTGGGCGCCAATCGCCTCGACTTGATGCGCACCATGCTGAGCGAGAGCCTCCTCCTGGCCGCGGCCGGAGCCTGCGTCGGAGCGCTGGTGGCTTTCTGGGCCGTCGACTTCTTCCTCAAATTGGCGCCCGACTGGTTCCCGCGCCTTCAGGATGTCCACGTGAGCCTTCCCGTGCTTGGCTTCACGATTCTGCTTTCCCTGCTCGTCAGTCTGCTCTCCGGGCTGATCCCGGCCCTCCATGGCAGCTCGGTGAGCCTCCAGGATGCCCTGAAGAGCTCGCGGGCGGCGAGCGAGCGGCCGCGCGGCGTGCGCATCCGCAACGGTCTGGTCGTGGGGGAAATCGCCCTGTCCCTGCTGCTGCTCATCGCCGCCGGATTGCTGATGCGTAGCTTCGCGAACCTGGTGGATTGGCAGCCCGGCTTCGATCGCCGGAACCTCGCCATCGTGCCTCTGTTCAGCTCTCCCGGAAAGTATCCCGAAGCCTCGCAGGTGGCTCAGCTGTTCCGGCGCGCCGCGGAAGAGGTGGCGTCGGTGCCGTCCGTCGTCTCGGTGGCGGAGGGCTCGGCCGTGCCGCTGTCGGGGGGAGACGGCGAGCAGGAGTTCACGATCGAAGGACGGCTGGTCCCGCCGGCCGGGAAACGGCCCTCGGTCGCCTGGTTCGACGTCGATCCAGGCTACTTCAAGACGCTCGGTATCCCGCTCCTGCGCGGCCGGAGCTTCACGCCCGAGGATGCGGCGGGGAAACCGAAGGTGGCCATTATCAACGAGACCATGGCGCGGCGTTTCTGGCCGGATGGAAACCCCATCGGCCAGCGCCTCCGGATGCTGCTGCATCAGGAGACCTTCGAAATCGTCGGCGTGGTGGGCGACGTCCGTCCCTTCAATCCCGACGAGCGCCCCGCACCCCAGATCTACTGGCCTTTCGCGCAGCTTCCACGCTGGGCCGTCCAGCTCATCGTGCGAACCTCCGGCGATCCCGAGCAGCAGACGGCCGCGATCCGCGCCCGTCTCGCCGGAGTGGACCCCGACATGGAGATCGGCCGCATCATGACGATGGAGAAGCTGGTGGGATATCAGCTGGTCAATCCGCGCTTCAACATGACCCTCATCGCCATCTTCGCGTTCATCGCGCTCTCGACCGCGGTGCTCGGCGTCTATGGCGTGATGGCCTTCACCGTCGCGCAGCGCACGCGGGAGATCGGCATCCGCCTGGCGATGGGAGCACCCCGCCAGGAGGTCATGCGGCTGGTGGTGGGGAAGGGGCTCGTCCTGTCGGCCTTCGGCGTCGCCATCGGTCTGGGGGGAGCCTGGGGGCTCACGCGCCTGTTGCGGAGCCTTCTAACCAACCTGGCGCCGACCGATCCCCTGACCTTCGTCGTCATGACGGCGCTGCTGGTCCTCGTCTCGCTCGCGGCCAGCTACCTTCCGGCGCGTCGCGCCGCCACGGTGGACCCGATCGTGGTCCTGCGGTGCGAGTAG
- a CDS encoding peptidylprolyl isomerase: MSTPKVPSRILLCGLAALIGAAASPARLPVFAGKEAVATVNGEPVTLEDLARHVGSLHEGIAEPAAPVKKADPSRILQRMIDARLVAQEARRIGLDQLPDIKKRLDDDRLDLVKSLVVRDAVKDVPPPSPAEIDQRARESVRDLRVESVLFTREEDARAFVAAVRGGGDFGALARAAFSAGKAREPGPAASMKPDALRPEVADPILALKPGGVTEPLRITEGFTVAHLLEIRYPVEAADRAAAERDLLEPRRQARLEQAKVRMRRDYFQVDQGLLAKLDYEAASPGLAALRKDTRVLARVKGDPPVLVKDLTAEVEKNFYHGVQEAIERKRVNESLPRLLDRVLMERATLLEAKRLKIESTAEFRDTLREREDERLFEAFLQKVVHPDIHLTDDELQRYYAAHAKDYASPEMMRLEGIAFGRREDAQSAFQKLQKGADMKWMQANAPGRADREHFPEMADLGNGLVVTSTFPEPIRNAVAGATGGDLRLASSPAGPHYVLAIRQVVPASPRPFDSVRSDIASLLYRQKRQAALDEWTAKLRAASVVKTFADGKTLASLLQEASGKRR; the protein is encoded by the coding sequence ATGAGCACGCCAAAGGTCCCGTCGAGAATCCTGCTGTGCGGCCTCGCGGCCTTGATCGGCGCCGCAGCGTCTCCCGCGCGGCTGCCGGTATTCGCCGGCAAGGAGGCGGTGGCCACCGTGAACGGCGAGCCGGTCACGCTGGAAGATCTGGCTCGCCACGTGGGCAGCCTGCATGAAGGGATCGCCGAGCCGGCGGCCCCGGTGAAGAAGGCGGATCCCTCCCGGATCCTGCAGCGGATGATCGATGCGCGGCTGGTGGCGCAGGAAGCCAGGAGGATCGGCCTCGATCAGCTCCCCGACATCAAGAAGCGCCTCGATGACGACCGCCTCGATCTGGTGAAGAGCCTCGTGGTGCGCGACGCGGTGAAGGATGTCCCGCCCCCCTCCCCCGCCGAGATCGACCAGCGCGCCCGCGAGTCGGTCCGCGATCTGCGGGTCGAGTCGGTGCTCTTCACGCGCGAGGAGGACGCCCGCGCCTTCGTCGCCGCGGTACGCGGCGGAGGCGACTTCGGCGCCCTGGCGCGCGCCGCCTTCTCCGCCGGCAAGGCCCGGGAGCCGGGGCCCGCGGCCTCCATGAAGCCCGATGCCTTGCGCCCCGAGGTGGCCGATCCGATCCTGGCGCTGAAGCCCGGCGGCGTGACCGAGCCGCTCCGCATCACGGAGGGGTTCACCGTCGCGCACCTCCTCGAGATCCGGTATCCCGTGGAGGCCGCGGACCGCGCCGCCGCCGAGCGCGACCTCCTGGAGCCGCGGCGCCAGGCGCGCCTCGAGCAGGCGAAGGTTCGGATGCGCCGCGATTATTTCCAGGTCGACCAGGGCCTGCTCGCAAAACTGGATTATGAGGCCGCCTCACCCGGCCTCGCTGCCCTGCGCAAAGACACCCGGGTGCTGGCGCGCGTCAAGGGAGATCCGCCGGTCCTGGTGAAGGACCTCACGGCGGAAGTGGAGAAGAACTTCTACCATGGCGTGCAGGAGGCCATCGAGCGCAAGCGGGTCAACGAGAGTCTTCCCCGGCTGCTGGATCGGGTCCTGATGGAGCGCGCCACGCTGCTGGAGGCGAAGCGGCTCAAGATCGAGAGCACCGCCGAGTTTCGCGACACGCTGCGCGAGCGCGAGGACGAGCGCCTGTTCGAGGCCTTCCTGCAGAAGGTGGTTCATCCGGACATCCATCTTACCGACGACGAGCTGCAGCGCTACTATGCCGCCCATGCGAAGGACTATGCATCGCCCGAGATGATGCGCCTGGAGGGGATCGCTTTCGGCCGGCGGGAAGATGCGCAGTCGGCCTTCCAGAAGCTCCAGAAGGGGGCCGATATGAAGTGGATGCAGGCGAACGCGCCGGGCAGGGCGGATCGGGAGCATTTTCCCGAGATGGCCGATCTGGGGAACGGCCTCGTGGTCACCAGCACCTTTCCCGAGCCCATCCGCAACGCGGTCGCCGGCGCCACGGGCGGCGACCTGCGGCTGGCCTCCTCCCCGGCCGGGCCGCACTACGTCCTCGCCATCCGCCAGGTGGTTCCGGCCTCGCCGCGCCCCTTCGACAGTGTGCGCAGCGACATCGCCTCGCTTCTTTACAGGCAGAAACGGCAGGCGGCGCTCGACGAATGGACCGCGAAGCTGCGGGCCGCCTCCGTGGTGAAGACCTTCGCCGACGGCAAGACGCTCGCCTCGCTTCTGCAGGAAGCTTCGGGGAAGCGCAGGTGA
- a CDS encoding SDR family oxidoreductase — protein sequence MTPTSGLADLLSLKGKIALVTGGGGGIGSAIVKLLLTAGCEVTSLDRPGIAAPEGAARLECDLASRESIDRQLEAFRREHGRLDILVHGAGIARDAVLWKLPEADWDAVMRINLDSAFLVLKRVVPWMRETGEGAIVLITSINGERGRFGQTNYAASKAGLIGLGRSAAREVGRFGIRVNLISPGMIHTPMTDVLPREHRDRAAEEAALGRMGDPEDVAGAVLFLVSPLARHITGQVLRVDGGQLIA from the coding sequence ATGACCCCGACCTCGGGACTCGCGGATCTCCTCTCTCTGAAGGGCAAGATCGCGCTCGTCACGGGCGGCGGGGGAGGAATCGGCTCCGCGATCGTGAAGCTTCTGCTGACGGCCGGATGCGAGGTCACCAGCCTCGATCGCCCCGGGATTGCCGCTCCGGAAGGGGCCGCCAGGCTGGAGTGCGATCTCGCCAGCCGCGAGTCGATCGACCGGCAGCTCGAGGCGTTCCGGCGCGAGCATGGACGCCTCGACATCCTGGTTCATGGCGCCGGGATCGCTCGGGACGCGGTGCTCTGGAAGCTCCCGGAGGCCGACTGGGACGCGGTGATGCGCATCAACCTCGATTCGGCCTTTCTCGTGCTCAAGCGGGTCGTCCCCTGGATGCGCGAGACGGGCGAGGGGGCCATCGTCCTCATCACCTCGATCAATGGGGAGCGGGGCCGGTTCGGCCAGACAAACTATGCCGCGAGCAAGGCCGGGCTCATCGGGCTGGGGCGCAGCGCCGCACGTGAGGTGGGACGGTTCGGGATCCGGGTCAACCTGATTTCTCCCGGGATGATTCACACGCCCATGACCGACGTCCTGCCCAGAGAGCATCGCGATCGGGCTGCGGAAGAGGCCGCGCTCGGCCGCATGGGCGACCCCGAGGATGTCGCCGGCGCCGTTCTATTCCTCGTCTCGCCTCTCGCCAGGCACATCACCGGGCAGGTCCTGCGAGTGGATGGAGGACAGCTCATTGCCTGA
- a CDS encoding cytochrome c3 family protein, whose translation MWSPPTDRVAPRALLGLLAALALAATPAHSATPAASSADKFHLKPGATGKVCLGCHADLAEAAALPVVHAPVKAGDCIACHNPHASSHGKLLEASGAALCARCHPTIAPPGAAHLHAPVAAGECARCHDPHGSRNASLLRAVGNETCASCHAALVGHVTHAKFAHPPAAKNCLVCHDPHGGRSGEFLLKKDVPELCTGCHTASAPEFVKRHVGYPVAKARCTSCHDPHGSDQAGGLWAKVHPPAANRMCAQCHLDATGPNPTGLRKTGSELCRSCHGEVLRQISTRSHVHLPVADRVACLNCHSPHASAQDALLRQPAKQLCGRCHAATIARQETSKTKHPPVEEGMCGSCHEVHASDHRFLLNDANVMEVCGACHEWKNHSTHPIGEKAVDPRNPNLTVDCLSCHRTHGAAHQGLAHFDRDSELCVQCHQGVRR comes from the coding sequence ATGTGGTCCCCGCCCACTGACCGGGTCGCGCCCCGGGCGCTGCTCGGGCTGCTCGCCGCGCTGGCGCTCGCCGCCACGCCGGCGCACTCCGCCACGCCGGCGGCTTCCTCGGCCGACAAGTTTCATCTCAAGCCCGGGGCGACCGGGAAAGTCTGCCTCGGGTGCCACGCGGATCTGGCGGAAGCCGCGGCCCTCCCGGTCGTGCACGCGCCGGTGAAGGCGGGAGACTGCATCGCCTGCCACAATCCGCATGCCTCGTCGCACGGCAAGCTGCTGGAGGCGAGCGGCGCGGCGCTGTGCGCGCGCTGCCATCCGACGATCGCGCCTCCCGGCGCCGCGCATCTGCACGCGCCGGTCGCGGCCGGCGAATGCGCCCGCTGCCACGATCCCCACGGCAGCCGGAATGCGAGTCTGCTGCGGGCGGTGGGCAACGAGACCTGCGCCAGCTGTCATGCCGCGCTCGTCGGCCATGTGACCCACGCGAAGTTCGCGCACCCTCCCGCGGCGAAGAACTGCCTCGTCTGCCACGATCCGCACGGCGGACGGTCGGGAGAGTTCCTCCTGAAGAAAGACGTCCCCGAGCTGTGCACCGGCTGCCACACCGCCAGCGCGCCGGAGTTCGTCAAGCGCCACGTCGGCTACCCGGTGGCCAAGGCGCGCTGCACCTCCTGCCATGATCCGCACGGCTCCGACCAGGCGGGGGGGCTCTGGGCGAAGGTCCATCCTCCGGCCGCCAACCGGATGTGCGCCCAGTGCCATCTCGACGCGACCGGCCCCAATCCCACCGGCCTGCGAAAAACCGGCTCCGAGCTGTGCCGCTCCTGCCATGGCGAGGTGCTCCGGCAGATCAGCACGCGCAGCCATGTGCACCTGCCGGTCGCCGACCGGGTCGCCTGCCTGAACTGCCACTCGCCGCACGCCTCCGCGCAGGACGCGCTGCTGCGACAGCCGGCGAAGCAGCTGTGCGGCCGCTGTCACGCAGCCACCATCGCCCGGCAGGAGACGTCCAAGACGAAACATCCTCCGGTCGAAGAGGGGATGTGCGGGAGCTGTCACGAGGTGCACGCTTCCGATCACCGCTTCCTGCTGAACGACGCGAACGTGATGGAGGTGTGCGGCGCCTGCCACGAGTGGAAGAACCATTCGACCCATCCGATCGGCGAGAAGGCGGTCGACCCTCGCAACCCGAACCTGACCGTCGATTGCCTGAGCTGCCATCGAACCCACGGCGCCGCCCATCAGGGCCTCGCCCACTTCGATCGGGATTCCGAGCTGTGCGTCCAATGCCATCAGGGGGTGCGTCGATGA
- a CDS encoding GNAT family N-acetyltransferase, whose amino-acid sequence MPEKPEVAMEDIHPERDAIVVRNLRPSDLESVIALDARIVGRRRDEYFRVKLRESQQETGIRISLAAEQGGRFCAFLIAKVYYGEFGMLEPVAVLDTLGVHPAFRGRGVGAALLSQLRTNLTGLGVASIRTEVSWDDQPLLGFFHRQGFRPSARLCLDLDLRS is encoded by the coding sequence TTGCCTGAGAAACCGGAGGTCGCCATGGAGGACATCCATCCGGAGCGCGATGCGATCGTCGTGCGCAACCTGCGCCCGTCGGATTTGGAGTCGGTCATCGCGCTCGATGCGCGCATCGTGGGCCGTCGGCGTGACGAGTATTTCCGCGTCAAGCTGCGCGAGAGCCAGCAGGAGACGGGCATCAGGATCTCGCTCGCCGCGGAGCAGGGCGGCCGGTTCTGCGCGTTCCTGATCGCGAAGGTTTATTACGGCGAGTTCGGGATGCTCGAGCCGGTGGCGGTTCTCGACACGCTGGGAGTGCATCCCGCCTTTCGCGGCCGGGGTGTGGGCGCGGCGCTGCTATCTCAGCTCCGGACCAACCTGACGGGCCTCGGCGTGGCCTCGATTCGCACGGAGGTGAGCTGGGATGATCAACCCCTGCTCGGCTTCTTCCACCGGCAGGGCTTCCGCCCGTCCGCTCGCCTCTGCCTCGACCTGGATCTCAGGTCTTGA
- a CDS encoding NHL repeat-containing protein: MRRRNATARLLRAVLCLGLAGGLALAASGVRLRPLPPIYVDAAGAPLRQPQGVGCGASTLVVADTGNSRLVPYSIAGEQITAGKEIRIPELVSPSRVQVAEDGTLFALDGKSHKIFRLSTAGALQGTVPVPAEPAAGAPFVQSFRRAASGDLYLLDVGTGRVVVLAPDGALRRTIPLPARGGSFTDLAVDSAGTVFVLDSAARRLLAARATDTGLAPLADGMKDEVEFPIALAVHDGKIFVVDQSGGGIVILGPDGSFHGHQSGMGWNVGSLRYPSDLCALSGLLFVADRENQRIQIFSLAD, from the coding sequence ATGAGACGCAGAAACGCCACCGCCCGGCTCCTGCGCGCCGTCTTGTGCCTGGGACTCGCAGGCGGATTGGCCCTGGCCGCTTCCGGGGTGCGGCTCAGGCCGCTGCCGCCGATCTACGTCGATGCCGCGGGAGCCCCGCTCCGCCAGCCGCAGGGAGTCGGCTGCGGAGCATCGACCCTGGTGGTGGCCGACACCGGCAACAGCCGCCTCGTCCCCTACTCGATCGCCGGCGAGCAGATCACGGCCGGCAAGGAGATCCGCATCCCGGAGCTCGTTTCGCCGTCGCGGGTCCAGGTGGCGGAAGACGGAACCCTCTTCGCTCTCGACGGCAAGAGCCACAAGATCTTCCGGCTGTCGACGGCCGGGGCCTTGCAGGGCACGGTCCCGGTCCCGGCTGAACCGGCGGCCGGCGCTCCCTTCGTTCAGAGCTTCCGGCGCGCTGCTTCGGGGGACCTTTATCTTCTCGACGTGGGAACGGGCCGTGTCGTGGTGCTCGCCCCCGACGGCGCGCTCCGCCGGACGATTCCGCTGCCCGCGCGCGGCGGCTCCTTCACGGATCTTGCAGTCGATTCGGCCGGGACGGTTTTCGTCCTCGACAGCGCGGCACGCCGGCTGCTGGCAGCCCGCGCCACGGACACCGGACTCGCGCCCCTGGCCGACGGCATGAAGGACGAGGTGGAATTTCCCATCGCCCTGGCGGTTCACGACGGCAAGATCTTCGTCGTCGATCAGTCAGGAGGCGGAATCGTCATCCTGGGGCCGGACGGCTCGTTCCACGGGCATCAATCGGGCATGGGCTGGAACGTCGGGTCGCTGCGTTACCCGAGCGATCTCTGCGCCCTCTCCGGCCTTCTCTTCGTGGCCGACCGCGAGAATCAGCGCATTCAGATTTTTTCCCTCGCCGATTGA
- a CDS encoding cytochrome c3 family protein produces MRRARLGWLPLFLLAACISSAAAEPRGGPTRQFQKKGCLDCHKQFADRIRSLPDLHPGVKNGDCEQCHLRHGIVPKLLLKKEQGQLCLECHNRDKIGLDAAHVHAPVKSGQCTGCHDPHGSAAPRLLKAEGPQACFSCHDRKPFERRFVHEVLQKQGCVACHQAHGSAQPALLVKGEAPLCLSCHDATRDSFRKAHGGYPVEKARCASCHDPHSSAEKGLMKPNVHAPAAAADCGSCHAKPGSEKPFALLDEAGKLCRTCHDDESLKQGGKDEHAPFATGDCLTCHDPHASQQASLLIEPPKSLCVECHSEKGRAPAHPHAAMSAEKACLSCHRPHAGTGKALLASPVPGLCEGCHAGVKKEKEAKVLHAPFDSGDCVACHDPHGSDVPAILRERADAVCFSCHTDARADFQKAEVHRPVLTGQCVACHFPHGSAQKALLRAPAETLCAQCHSELTQQDAKGTAHAPVAAGDCLTCHDPHASDTPGMLAKSQVSLCADCHGDITETKEKTVSRHAPAQSGTCTACHNPHRSSLSALLKVQSPDLCLSCHQNLKEALAKQHAHPPAARDCLRCHVPHASPQKALLSRPTAQLCSECHATGEEGFRKAHLGIDPGVMNCVSCHTPHASEDPKLFKEQTHAPFAGHSCEECHVVPAH; encoded by the coding sequence GTGCGCCGCGCCCGACTCGGGTGGCTGCCGCTTTTCCTCCTGGCGGCTTGCATCTCCTCCGCCGCCGCCGAGCCGCGCGGCGGCCCCACCCGGCAGTTCCAGAAAAAAGGGTGTCTCGACTGCCACAAGCAGTTCGCCGATCGCATCCGCTCCCTGCCGGACCTCCATCCCGGCGTCAAGAACGGAGACTGCGAGCAGTGCCACCTGCGGCACGGGATCGTGCCGAAGCTTCTTCTGAAGAAGGAGCAGGGTCAGCTCTGTCTCGAGTGCCACAACCGCGACAAGATCGGCCTGGACGCCGCCCACGTCCACGCGCCGGTGAAGTCGGGCCAGTGCACCGGCTGCCACGATCCGCACGGATCGGCCGCGCCGCGGCTGCTGAAGGCCGAAGGTCCGCAGGCCTGCTTCTCCTGCCACGACCGCAAGCCGTTCGAGCGGCGCTTCGTGCACGAGGTCCTGCAAAAGCAGGGGTGCGTCGCCTGCCACCAGGCGCACGGCTCGGCCCAGCCGGCGCTTCTGGTGAAGGGCGAGGCGCCCCTCTGCCTCTCATGCCACGACGCCACGCGCGACAGCTTCCGCAAGGCGCACGGCGGCTACCCGGTGGAAAAGGCGCGCTGTGCATCCTGCCACGACCCTCATTCTTCCGCGGAGAAGGGGCTGATGAAGCCGAACGTGCATGCCCCGGCCGCGGCGGCGGACTGCGGCTCCTGCCACGCCAAGCCCGGATCGGAGAAGCCCTTCGCGCTCCTCGACGAGGCGGGGAAATTGTGCCGCACCTGCCACGATGACGAGTCCCTCAAGCAGGGGGGCAAGGACGAGCATGCTCCCTTCGCCACCGGCGACTGCCTGACCTGCCACGACCCGCACGCCTCGCAGCAGGCGTCCCTGCTGATCGAGCCTCCCAAATCGCTGTGCGTGGAGTGCCACTCCGAGAAGGGGCGCGCTCCCGCCCATCCGCACGCGGCGATGAGCGCGGAGAAGGCATGCCTCTCCTGCCACCGGCCGCATGCCGGCACGGGGAAGGCGCTGCTCGCCTCCCCGGTGCCGGGGCTGTGTGAAGGCTGTCACGCCGGGGTGAAGAAGGAGAAGGAGGCGAAGGTGCTCCACGCCCCCTTCGACTCGGGCGACTGCGTGGCGTGCCACGATCCGCACGGTTCCGATGTCCCCGCCATCCTGCGCGAGCGGGCCGACGCGGTCTGCTTCAGCTGCCACACCGACGCCCGCGCCGATTTCCAGAAGGCGGAAGTGCATCGTCCCGTCCTGACCGGCCAGTGCGTCGCCTGCCACTTCCCCCACGGCTCGGCGCAGAAGGCGCTGCTGCGCGCCCCGGCGGAGACGCTGTGCGCGCAATGCCATTCCGAGCTGACGCAGCAGGATGCCAAGGGGACGGCCCACGCGCCCGTGGCGGCCGGCGACTGCCTCACCTGCCACGATCCACACGCTTCGGACACCCCCGGCATGCTGGCGAAGAGCCAGGTGTCGTTGTGCGCCGACTGCCACGGCGACATCACCGAGACCAAGGAAAAGACCGTCAGCCGCCATGCTCCGGCGCAGTCGGGAACGTGCACCGCCTGCCACAACCCGCACCGCTCCTCCCTGTCGGCGCTCCTGAAGGTCCAGAGCCCCGATCTCTGCCTCTCGTGCCACCAGAATCTGAAGGAGGCGCTGGCGAAGCAGCATGCGCACCCGCCCGCGGCGCGCGACTGCCTGCGCTGCCACGTTCCTCACGCCTCGCCGCAAAAAGCCCTTCTGTCGCGGCCCACCGCGCAGCTCTGCTCCGAATGCCACGCCACCGGAGAGGAGGGCTTCCGCAAGGCGCATCTCGGGATCGATCCCGGCGTGATGAATTGCGTGAGTTGCCACACTCCCCACGCGTCGGAGGACCCGAAGCTGTTCAAGGAGCAGACGCATGCTCCATTCGCCGGACATTCGTGCGAGGAATGCCATGTGGTCCCCGCCCACTGA